A segment of the Agromyces sp. H17E-10 genome:
CGGCCGACCGACTCGCGCGCCGCGGCCCGGGTCGTGTCGGTCACCGAGATGGCGAGCGCACGCCGGTCGGTGGGGTGCGGTGCGCGCACGATGTGGCCGCCGTGCTCGAGGCGGTCGAGGAGCTTCGTGGTCGAGGCGCTCGAGATGCCGAGATAGGCGCTGATGGCTCCGGGTGTCGCGATCTCGCCCTGGTTGCGGGCGGCGACGAGGTACCGGATGGCGCGCATGTCGGTCTCGTTGAGCTTCATGTAGCGCCGAGACGCCTCGCTCATGCGGCGCTGGGTCTCGTGCCATCCGCGCAGGCTCTGCATCACCCGCACGATCTGATCGACCTCGGAATCGTCGAGTCGGGACCGGTCGACGAGGTGCCCCTCACGATCGGAGATGCGGGGGTCGTGCATGCCCCGCGCGACCTCCCGCCACGCGGCTGACTCATCTGCCATGTCGTGATTCTAGCCAACTCGGCATATAGTTCGCTAAGCTAGCTTCTTGCCAAGGCAGATAGAAGATGCCGACCGAACGAGGGAGTCGTCATGACCGTGACCCTGATCGAAGAGGTCGTGCTGCTCGACGCCGACGACCGCCCCATCGGGCGAGCACCGAAGGCGAGCGTGCACGGAGCCGCCACCGCCCGCCACCTCGCCTTCTCGTGCCACGTGTTCGACGACGCGGGTCGCCTGCTCGTCACCCGCCGAGCGCTCGCGAAGCAGGCGTGGCCCGGAGTCTGGACCAACTCGTTCTGCGGGCACCCGGCACCGGCCGAGACGCTCATCCATGCGATCCGCCGCCGCGGAGAGTTCGAACTCGGGCTCGAACTCGACGACCTCGAGCCGGTGCTGCCGTTCTTCCACTACCGAGCCGTCGACGCCTCGGGCATCGTCGAGAACGAGCTCTGCCCCGTCTACACCGCCCGCACCCGGTCGACGCCCGAGCCGCACCCGAACGAGGTCATGGAGATCGCCTGGGTCGAGCCCGAACGCCTCGCGGCCGCGATCGACGGGGCACCCTGGGCGTTCAGCCCCTGGCTCGTGCTGCAGGCCCGACTGCTGCCGTTCCTCTCCGGTTCCTCCGAGCCGCGGGTGCTCGCCTCATGATCGGCGCGGTCCTCGAGCGGCCCACCCGGCTGGGCACCGCCGACGTCGAGGCGTTCATCGACGCGTTCTTCACCGAGCGTGCGACGCGGGCGTCATCGTGCGGCGACGACTACCTGCGGCTCTGGGATGCCGCGCGCTCGAGCTCGACGGGCGGCAAGCGCCTGCGACCCGAGCTCGTGCTCGCCGCGCATGCCGCCTACGCGGAGCGCGGCGCCGCGACCCAGCGCGGCGACGCCGCGGCGGTGCAGCTCGCCGCCGCGTTCGAGCTCCTGCACACTGCCTTCCTCATGCACGACGACGTGATCGACCACGATCTCGAGCGGCGGGGCGCGCCGAACGTGACGGCCCGCTTCATGCGCGAGGCGCTCGCCCGCGGCGTCGGCGAGCCCCGCTCGCGCGAGTACGGCGAAGCGGCCGCGATCCTCGCCGGCGACCTGCTCATCAGCTCGGCGCACCGCATCGTCGCGGGGCTCGACGCCGCGACGGAGGTGCGCACCGCCCTCCTCGACGTGCTCGACGAGTGCGTGCTGCTGACCGCGGCCGGCGAGCTCGCCGACGTTCGCCAGTCCACCGCGTCGCCGGGCCCGCACGAGATCGTGGCGATGATCGAGCAGAAGACCGCGGCCTACTCGTTCAGCGGGCCGCTGCGGGCGGGCGCGCTCCTCGGCGGCGCACCGGCACCGTCGGTGGCGAGCCTGGGCGAGGTCGGGCGTCACCTGGGGGTCGCGTTCCAGTTGCGCGACGACGTGCTCGGCGTGTTCGGCAGCGCATCGCTCACGGGCAAGACGGTCACCGGCGACCTGCGCGAGGGCAAGCAGACCCTGCTGGTCGCGTTCGCGCGCGAGCACCACGGCTGGGGAGCGGTCGCCGGAGACTTCGGCCGCCCCGACCTCGACGAGGAGGCCGCGGCCCGCCTGCGCACGGCGATCATCGCGAGCGGCGCTCTCGATCGGGTCGAGACGATGATCGGCGAACGCTGCGCCGAGGCCGTCGCCGCGATCGAGGCGGGCGGCTTCCCCGAGACGCTCCGCGACGAGCTCGTCGCGACCGCCGGGCGCTGCGTGGAGCGCGTGCGATGACGACGACCGGCCTGGCCCTCTACCACCGCACCGCCCGCCTCGGTTCGGCGCGGGTGATCACCGAGTACTCGACCTCGTTCGGCCTTGCGAGCCGCCTCTGCTCGCGACCGGTGCGCACCCACGTCGCCGCCGTCTACGCGCTCGTGCGCATCGCCGACGAGATCGTCGACGGACCCGCCGAGGAGGCCGGGCTCGACCGGGGCGAGCGCCTCGCGATGCTCGACGCGCTCGAGGCCGAGACCGAGCGTGCGATGCGGTGCGGATACAGCGCGAACCTCGTGGTCGACGCGTTCGCGCAGACGGCGCGCGCCACCGGCTTCGGCGCGGAGCTGACCCGCCCGTTCTTCGCCTCGATGCGCCGCGACCTCGACCCGATCGACTTCGACGAGGCCGAGCTCGACGCCTACGTCTACGGGTCGGCCGAGGTCGTCGGCCTCATGTGCCTGCGCGCGTTCAGCGAGGGCCTGCCCGCCGACGCGGCCCGCGACGCACGGTGGCAGCGCGGTGCGCGACACCTCGGCGCCGCCTTCCAGAAGGTGAACTTCCTGCGCGACCTCGCCGACGACTTCGGCGAGCGCGGTCGCCGCTACCTGCCGGGGGTCGACCCCGCCCACCTCACCGACGCGCAGCAGGAGCGGGTGCTCGACGACATCGATCGCGACCTCGCGATCGCGGGCGAGGTGATCCCCGAGCTCCCGGCGGGGTGCCGACGCGCGGTCGCGGCGGCGCACGCGCTCTTCGCCGAGCTCTCGGCCCGACTCCGGCGCACGCCTGCCGAGCAGCTCGTGCGCGAGCGGGTGAGCGTCCCCGCCGCGAGGAAGCTCGCGCTGCTCGTGCGTGCGGTCGCGTCCCCGGGGCGCGGGATGCCGCGGCCGAACGCGCACGCCGACGCGCACGCCGACGCGAGCGCCGTCGCAGTCGCCCGGGAGGCGCGCCCGTGAGCCGCGTCGCCGTGATCGGCGCGGGCATCGCGGGGCTCGCCACCGCCGCGCTCCTCGCGCGCGACGGTCACGACGTGACCGTGTACGAGGCGCGCGACGAGATCGGCGGTCGCGCCGGACGATGGGAGGCCGAGGGCTTCCGCTTCGACACCGGGCCGTCGTGGTACCTCATGCCCGAGGTCTTCGAGCACTTCTTCCGGCTCATGGGCACGACCACCGAGGAGCAGCTCGAGCTCGTGCGGCTCGCGCCCGGGTACCGGGTGTTCTTCGAGCACGAGCCCGCGCCGCTCGACCTCCACGCCGACCGCGACCGCGCAGCGGAGGTCTTCGAATCGATCGAGCCCGGTGCCGGCGACGAGCTCGAGCGGTACCTCGACTCCGCCGCCGAGACCGCACGCCTCGCCGTCGATCACTTCCTCTACGACGACTTCTCCTCCCCGTCGTCGCTCGTCTCGCGCCCCGTGCTGCGCCACGCCGGCCGCCTGACGCGGCTGCTCGCCGAGCCGCTCGACCGTCGCATCGCCCGGCGGTTCCGCGATCCGCGGTTGCGGCAGATCCTGGGCTACCCGGCCGTCTTCCTCGGCACCTCGCCGTCGGCGGCGCCGAGCCTGTACCACCTGATGAGCCACTTCGACCTCGACGACGGCGTGTACTACCCGCAGGGCGGGTTCTCGGGCCTGATCGATCGGGTCGCGGCCCTCGCCGAGCAGGCCGGCGCCCGGGTGGTGACCGGCGCACGGGTCACCGGCATCGTCGTCGAGGACGGCTCGGCACGAGGCATCCGCATCGCCGACCCGGCCGGCGGCGAGCGCGTCGCGGCCGCCGACCTCGTCGTCTCGACCGCCGACCTCCACCACACCGAGAACGACCTGCTCGCACCCGAGCACCGCACCCGGTCGGCGGCGTCGTGGCGACGGGCCGACCCCGGGCCCGGCGCCGTGCTCGTGATGCTCGGCGTGCGCGGGCGGTTGCCGCAGCTCCTCCACCACAACCTCCTGTTCACCGCCGACTGGCACGAGAACTTCGCGCGCATCTTCGGCCCCGCCCCATCGGTGCCCGACCCGGCGTCGCTCTACGTCTGCATGCCGAGCGCGACCGATGCCGCGGTCGCCCCCGCGGGCGACGAGAACCTGTTCGTGCTCGTGCCCGTGCCCGCCGACCCCGCGCTCGGCCGAGGCGGCGTCGACGGCGCGGGCGACGAGACCGTCGAGCGGATCGCCGACGCCGCGATCGCCCAGCTCGGCGCCTGGGCGGGCATCGACGACCTGGCCGAGCGCGTCGTGGTGCGGCGCACCGTCGGCCCGGGCGACTTCGCCGTCGACCTCAACTCGTGGCGGGGTTCGGCGCTCGGCCCGGCCCACGTGCTGCGGCAGAGCGCGTTCCTGCGCGGTCGCACGGTGTCGAAACGGGTGCGCGGGCTGTTCTTCGCCGGCGCCACGACCGTCCCCGGCATCGGACTGCCGATGTGCCTCATCAGTGCCGAGCTCGTGGCGAAGGCGGTACGCGGCGCACGCGGCGCGGGGCGGCTGCCCGAGCCCGCACCGCAGGGCGGGATGGTGCCGGCATGAGCTTCGCCTACCTCGCCGTGCTCGGCGCGAGCATCGCCTGCATGGTGCTCGTCGACGTGCGGTTGCGCCTCGTCTTCGCCGTGCCGGGCGGCGCGCGGCGGGCGGCGGTGCTCGTCGCCACCGGGGTTGCGTTCTTCCTCCTGTGGGACCTCGCGGGCATCGCACTCGGGATCTTCCATCGTGCTGAGAACCCTGTGAGCACCGGCCTGCTGCTCGCCCCCGAGCTGCCGGTCGAGGAGATCGTGTTCCTCGCGTTCCTGACGTACCTCACGCTCGTGGTCTACGCAGCGATGCGTCGCATCGCGTCGGCGCGGGCGCACACGGCGTCGGTGCAGGAGCACCTCGCCGCCACGAGGGAGGACGGCCGGTGACCTACCTCCTGCTCTCCGCGGTCTTCATGACCGTGGCGGTCGTCGTCGCCCTCATCGGGGCGCGGCGTGCACCCCGGTGGCACTGGGGCGCGGTGGGCGCGACCGCCGGCATCCTCGTCGTGCTGACCGTCGTCTTCGACTCGATCATGATCGCGGCCGGGCTCTTCGACTACGGCGCGGCGCACATCTGGGGCGTGCGCATCTGGCTCGCCCCGGTCGAGGACCTCGCCTACCCGATCGCCGGGGTCCTGCTGCTCAGCGGGCTCTGGAACCTCCTCGGAGGGCCGCGTCGTGAGCACTGACGTACGCCGACGCGGCGCGATCGGCGACCTGATCACGGCGTCGCGGCCGCTGAGCTGGGTGAACACCGCATACCCGTTCGCGGCCGCGTACCTGCTCACCACCCGCGAGATCGACGCAGCCCTCATCGTGGGCACGCTCTTCTTCCTCGTGCCGTACAACCTCGCGATGTACGGCATCAACGACGTCTTCGACTACGCCTCGGATGCCGCGAACCCGCGCAAGGGCGGGGCCGAGGGCGCACTCCTCGTGCCTGCCCGCCACCGGCTGACGATCGTCGCTGCGATCGTCGCCTGCCTGCCGTTCGTCGCCGTGCTCGTGCTCCTCGGGTCTCCGGCGGCGTCGGCCGTGCTCGCCGTCTGCCTCTTCGCGGTCGCGGCGTACTCGGTGCCGGGGCTCCGTTTCAAGGAGGTGCCGGGCCTCGACTCGATCACCTCGAGCGTGCACTTCGTCGGGCCGGCCGTCTACGGGCTCGTGCTGGCCGGGGCGTCGTTCACGCCGCCGCTCATCGCCCTGCTGCTCGCCTTCCTCGCGTGGGGCGTCGCAAGCCACGCCTTCGGCGCCGTGCAAGACGTCGTGCCCGACCGCGCCGGGGGCATCGCCTCGATCGCCACCGCCATGGGCGCGCGCCGCACCGTGCGGTTCGCGATCGCGCTCTGGGCCGTCGCGGGAGCGCTCATGCTCGTGACCTCGTGGCCGGGCCCGCTCGCGGCGGTGCTCGTCGTGCCCTACATCGTCGCGGCGGCACCGTTCGTCGACGTCACCGACGCGAGCTCGGGCCGCGCGAACGCGGGGTGGAAGCGGTTCCTCGCGATCAACTACGCGGTCGGCTTCGCCGTGACGATGCTGCTGATCTGGTACGCGGCGATCACGGGGTGACGTCGGTGGCGGTGTCGCCGACGGTATCGGCAGCAGCGTCGGCCTCGGCCTCGGCTTCGGCCTCGCCGAGCAACAGCTCGGTCGAGTGCACGAGGTGCTCCCGCATCGCCTCGGGGCCGCGCACCTGCACCGCGTCGAGCAGCTCGCGATGCTCGACGATGATCGACTCGAGCGTGTAGTGCGGCCGCACGTGCAGCAGGAACAGCAGCAGCTCGCTGCCGAGCGCGTCGTGCGTCTCGATGATGCGCGGGCTGGCCGACGCGGCGACGATCGCCCGGTGGAAGTCGGCGTGGAGCCGCTCGACCTCCAGCCAGTCGACAGCAGGTTGCGGGGACGGCGAAGGGGACGCCTCGAGACCCACCTCGGTTTCGAGACGCTCGCTGCGCTCGCTCCTCAACCCGCGGAGCCGATCGAGTACCTCCTCGGCGGGCGCGAGCACCTCGGCCGGCCAGGTCTGGCCGTACCGCTCGGCGACGATGCGCACCGCTTCGCCCTCGAGCGCGGCGCGCAACTGCTGCAGCGCCCGGATCTCGTCGCCGTCGAAGCTCACGACACGCACGCCGCGGTAGGGCTCGGCCTCGGCGAGCCGCTCGGCCACGAGCCGCTGGAACGCGGAGCGCACCGTGTGCCGCGACACCCCGTGGCGCTCGGCCTGGGCCTCCTCGCGCAACGGCGATCCGAGGGCGATCGCCCCGCTCAGGATCTCGGAGCGGATCGCATCGGCCACCCGCTCGACGGCGGTGTCCGCGCTCGACGTCGACACCGAGGCATCCCCTCGCTTCGACCCGCTCAGTCGCCGAGCTTCGATCGCACGACGAGCCACACGAGCCCGCCGACCGCGGCGGCGACGCCGACGGCTGCCGCGATCGCGACGCCCGGCTGCTCGTCGTAGAACCGCTTGAGCGAGACCTTCGCGCGGTCGACGCGGATGCCGACCTGCTTCGGCACGTTGAGCTTGTCTTCGAGCGCGTCGAGGGTCTTGGCGAACTCGTCGCGAGCTTGGCGCGAGGCGACCCGGGCCTGCACGCGCGTGAGGTTGCGCTCGCGCTCGGCGTTCTCGCGCTTCGAGGGGCGGGGCGCGTCAGTAGCGGCGGTCATAGTCACCCGTTCCCTTCAGGGCGTCGAGGTCGGCCTTGAGGCTCTCGACCGATTCGAGGGGCTCGGACCCCCGCTGGAAGTTCACGATGCCGATCCACACGAGCACGGCGATGATCAGCACGAGCACGCCCGACACGACGAGCGCGGCCGCCCAGGCCGGCATCACGAGCGCGAGGGCGAAGATCGCCGCGGCGAGCAGGGTGAAGATCAGGAACGGCAGCACGATGAGCGCCACCACGAAGAACCCCGAACCGATGCCGAAGTGCTTGACCTTGTAGGTGACCTCGGCCTTGATCTGGTCGATCTCGGCACGCACGAGGTTCGAGATCGTGTCGGGCAGTTCGCCGATCAGCGTGAACAGCGAGCGGTCGTCGTTCGTCGGTGCGGCCATCGCGCGGTCGCCTCCCGTCTGTGGTGCCTGAATCCTATGAACCGGATGCCGCGGGCTTGGCGCCGCGCGACGTTGAGCGCTTCGGCGCAGGCTTCGCCTTCGCCGGCTTCGCCGCGTCTTCTGCGACCTCGGCGGCCGAGTCGATCGCGTCGCTCAGGGTATCGGCGACACCGTCGACGGCCGACTTCGCGGCCTTCGCCCCGTCGGAGACACCGCGCTTCGCCTTCGCGGCAGCGTCGGAGACGTCGCTCCTGGTGGCGCCCGATCCGCGCGTCGCGTTGCCGATGAACGACTTCACGCCGTCGAGCACCGAGTCGGAGAGGTCGCCTGCCTTCGCGGCGGCGAAACCCTTCACCTGGTCGACGCCCTGCTGCACGGCCGGCGTGTTCCACACGCCCTCGGCGGCGCGCTTGATCTGCTCGTAGCGCTCGCGTCCGGCGCGCGTGCCGAGCACGTAGCCGACACCGAGCCCCACGACGAAGAGGATCTTGCCCTTCATGTGCACCCCGTCTTCCCCCGCTGTTCAGCCACAGCGACCTTTCCAGCGTAGACCCCGAGCCGACCCGCGCAAGGGGGTTGCGACGAAATATTCCGTTTCGGCCATGCATTCCCCGGGCATCAGCGGGACCGTGTCGGCGCCCCCGCCTAGACTCCTCGGATGACCCGACGCACCGCCCGCCTGCTGCTCGACGAGACGGTCGAGGCCGACCTCGAGCCGCTGCACGAGATCTACGGCGACCCGCGCACATGGGAGCACCTGCCGTCGGGGCGGCACGCCTCGATCGACGACACGCAGGCGGTGCTCGACCGCTGGCTCGCCGACTGGCGCGATGCCGGGTTCGGCGCCTGGACGGTGCGCACACTCGCCGATCCGGCGACGGTCATCGGTCACGGCGGGTGCGCGATCCGCGGCGCCACGACGCCCACGGGCTCGTTCTGGAACCTCGGGTACCGCTTCCGGCCCGAAGCGCACGGGCACGGCTACGCCACCGAGCTCTCGCTGACCGCGATCGACGAGGCCCGCGCGCGCCGGCCCGAGCTGCCCGTCGTCGCCTACCTGCTCGAGCACAACCTCGCGTCGGCGCGCGTCGCCGAGAAGGTCGGCCTCGAGCTGCGGCATCGGGCGCCCGACGCCGGCAACCCCGACCCCGCGGCGATCAGGCTCGTCTACGCCGACCGCGCGCTCACCGATGCGCAGCTCGCGGCGACGCTCGCCTGAACGGCGTCAGCCCTGCTCGCGTCGTTGCACGGCGCGGTGGCGGACGCGGGCGGCCGCTTCGCGAGCGTGCGGCACGACCGAGGCCAGGCCGGTGCCCGCGACCCACGATCCGGTGACCTCGATGCCCGGCTCGGCGGCGATCGCCTCCTCGAGCGCGTGCACGCGGTCGCGCTGGCCGATCGCGGCGTGCGACACCGCGTCGCGCCACTCGGTGCGACCCGAGGCCCGCAGCATCGAGGCGTCGAGCGGCACCCCGAGCAGTCGTGAGGCGTCGGCGAGCGCGAGCG
Coding sequences within it:
- a CDS encoding MarR family winged helix-turn-helix transcriptional regulator, coding for MADESAAWREVARGMHDPRISDREGHLVDRSRLDDSEVDQIVRVMQSLRGWHETQRRMSEASRRYMKLNETDMRAIRYLVAARNQGEIATPGAISAYLGISSASTTKLLDRLEHGGHIVRAPHPTDRRALAISVTDTTRAAARESVGRLHARRFAVAAALTSAERETVIRFLDALSATEVDDDDVDDAAAEGPAGPPQS
- the idi gene encoding isopentenyl-diphosphate Delta-isomerase; protein product: MTVTLIEEVVLLDADDRPIGRAPKASVHGAATARHLAFSCHVFDDAGRLLVTRRALAKQAWPGVWTNSFCGHPAPAETLIHAIRRRGEFELGLELDDLEPVLPFFHYRAVDASGIVENELCPVYTARTRSTPEPHPNEVMEIAWVEPERLAAAIDGAPWAFSPWLVLQARLLPFLSGSSEPRVLAS
- a CDS encoding polyprenyl synthetase family protein gives rise to the protein MIGAVLERPTRLGTADVEAFIDAFFTERATRASSCGDDYLRLWDAARSSSTGGKRLRPELVLAAHAAYAERGAATQRGDAAAVQLAAAFELLHTAFLMHDDVIDHDLERRGAPNVTARFMREALARGVGEPRSREYGEAAAILAGDLLISSAHRIVAGLDAATEVRTALLDVLDECVLLTAAGELADVRQSTASPGPHEIVAMIEQKTAAYSFSGPLRAGALLGGAPAPSVASLGEVGRHLGVAFQLRDDVLGVFGSASLTGKTVTGDLREGKQTLLVAFAREHHGWGAVAGDFGRPDLDEEAAARLRTAIIASGALDRVETMIGERCAEAVAAIEAGGFPETLRDELVATAGRCVERVR
- a CDS encoding phytoene/squalene synthase family protein; translation: MTTTGLALYHRTARLGSARVITEYSTSFGLASRLCSRPVRTHVAAVYALVRIADEIVDGPAEEAGLDRGERLAMLDALEAETERAMRCGYSANLVVDAFAQTARATGFGAELTRPFFASMRRDLDPIDFDEAELDAYVYGSAEVVGLMCLRAFSEGLPADAARDARWQRGARHLGAAFQKVNFLRDLADDFGERGRRYLPGVDPAHLTDAQQERVLDDIDRDLAIAGEVIPELPAGCRRAVAAAHALFAELSARLRRTPAEQLVRERVSVPAARKLALLVRAVASPGRGMPRPNAHADAHADASAVAVAREARP
- the crtI gene encoding phytoene desaturase family protein, yielding MSRVAVIGAGIAGLATAALLARDGHDVTVYEARDEIGGRAGRWEAEGFRFDTGPSWYLMPEVFEHFFRLMGTTTEEQLELVRLAPGYRVFFEHEPAPLDLHADRDRAAEVFESIEPGAGDELERYLDSAAETARLAVDHFLYDDFSSPSSLVSRPVLRHAGRLTRLLAEPLDRRIARRFRDPRLRQILGYPAVFLGTSPSAAPSLYHLMSHFDLDDGVYYPQGGFSGLIDRVAALAEQAGARVVTGARVTGIVVEDGSARGIRIADPAGGERVAAADLVVSTADLHHTENDLLAPEHRTRSAASWRRADPGPGAVLVMLGVRGRLPQLLHHNLLFTADWHENFARIFGPAPSVPDPASLYVCMPSATDAAVAPAGDENLFVLVPVPADPALGRGGVDGAGDETVERIADAAIAQLGAWAGIDDLAERVVVRRTVGPGDFAVDLNSWRGSALGPAHVLRQSAFLRGRTVSKRVRGLFFAGATTVPGIGLPMCLISAELVAKAVRGARGAGRLPEPAPQGGMVPA
- a CDS encoding lycopene cyclase domain-containing protein, which codes for MSFAYLAVLGASIACMVLVDVRLRLVFAVPGGARRAAVLVATGVAFFLLWDLAGIALGIFHRAENPVSTGLLLAPELPVEEIVFLAFLTYLTLVVYAAMRRIASARAHTASVQEHLAATREDGR
- a CDS encoding lycopene cyclase domain-containing protein; its protein translation is MTYLLLSAVFMTVAVVVALIGARRAPRWHWGAVGATAGILVVLTVVFDSIMIAAGLFDYGAAHIWGVRIWLAPVEDLAYPIAGVLLLSGLWNLLGGPRREH
- a CDS encoding prenyltransferase; this encodes MSTDVRRRGAIGDLITASRPLSWVNTAYPFAAAYLLTTREIDAALIVGTLFFLVPYNLAMYGINDVFDYASDAANPRKGGAEGALLVPARHRLTIVAAIVACLPFVAVLVLLGSPAASAVLAVCLFAVAAYSVPGLRFKEVPGLDSITSSVHFVGPAVYGLVLAGASFTPPLIALLLAFLAWGVASHAFGAVQDVVPDRAGGIASIATAMGARRTVRFAIALWAVAGALMLVTSWPGPLAAVLVVPYIVAAAPFVDVTDASSGRANAGWKRFLAINYAVGFAVTMLLIWYAAITG
- a CDS encoding GntR family transcriptional regulator; translation: MSTSSADTAVERVADAIRSEILSGAIALGSPLREEAQAERHGVSRHTVRSAFQRLVAERLAEAEPYRGVRVVSFDGDEIRALQQLRAALEGEAVRIVAERYGQTWPAEVLAPAEEVLDRLRGLRSERSERLETEVGLEASPSPSPQPAVDWLEVERLHADFHRAIVAASASPRIIETHDALGSELLLFLLHVRPHYTLESIIVEHRELLDAVQVRGPEAMREHLVHSTELLLGEAEAEAEADAAADTVGDTATDVTP
- a CDS encoding phage holin family protein, with protein sequence MAAPTNDDRSLFTLIGELPDTISNLVRAEIDQIKAEVTYKVKHFGIGSGFFVVALIVLPFLIFTLLAAAIFALALVMPAWAAALVVSGVLVLIIAVLVWIGIVNFQRGSEPLESVESLKADLDALKGTGDYDRRY
- a CDS encoding GNAT family N-acetyltransferase; translation: MTRRTARLLLDETVEADLEPLHEIYGDPRTWEHLPSGRHASIDDTQAVLDRWLADWRDAGFGAWTVRTLADPATVIGHGGCAIRGATTPTGSFWNLGYRFRPEAHGHGYATELSLTAIDEARARRPELPVVAYLLEHNLASARVAEKVGLELRHRAPDAGNPDPAAIRLVYADRALTDAQLAATLA